From a single Silene latifolia isolate original U9 population chromosome 6, ASM4854445v1, whole genome shotgun sequence genomic region:
- the LOC141658550 gene encoding putative F-box protein At1g53370, which produces MMKVLENHAPNSAKLGRSRSRSIGGYFNRLPCEILHNIALMLPFASIIQLRRSSNFWYNLLTDPKFVDLHLTHALEKLPGYLFTHEPVCYFVEQSRGHVNTSKMFEYSFDDFERKMGATFQSSGGLMCAYRNQPYCFRIFNPHIGEEVQVPCDPKFKRCRFRRFFFCYSPSIKKYKILKLGESKEKEQTGVFGEPATAEICTLGSNIWRKIQNAPSWDINGYIKCQGNPFWMKQSDLHYFDLVSEKFHAIPGPVLDRVHVTHYMGAYANIMMTNRLISMGDKVGYVHNNRLWVLEDKRKGIWINRYDFSIPRLYRGSKLIGASENGNLFGYNNYPNIFFSHDMGCTGFKVMENKLDEYGSEDDDPLDEYVAPHVRSLVSPVRIVKMENKLINHKRKRVIETLKLDYDATEDDLVNKMYEFLQAYEKHDKAKTHNEGVRYSNSRQFRKR; this is translated from the coding sequence CCTCAATCATACAGCTGAGGCGCTCAAGTAATTTTTGGTACAACCTTCTAACAGACCCGAAATTTGTAGATTTGCATTTAACTCATGCACTTGAGAAGCTACCTGGCTATCTTTTTACTCATGAACCCGTATGTTATTTTGTGGAACAATCAAGGGGTCATGTTAATACCTCCAAGATGTTTGAGTACTCATTCGACGACTTTGAACGTAAAATGGGGGCTACCTTTCAATCAAGCGGAGGTTTGATGTGTGCCTATAGGAACCAACCATATTGCTTTCGTATTTTCAATCCCCATATAGGAGAGGAAGTTCAAGTTCCTTGTGATCCCAAATTTAAAAGATGTCGCTTTCGACGTTTTTTCTTCTGTTATTCACCGTCCATCAAAAAATATAAGATTCTTAAGTTGGGAGAATCAAAAGAGAAGGAACAAACAGGGGTTTTTGGAGAACCAGCCACTGCTGAGATTTGCACACTTGGTTCCAACATTTGGAGGAAAATACAAAATGCTCCCAGTTGGGATATTAATGGGTATATTAAATGTCAAGGGAATCCGTTTTGGATGAAACAGTCCGATTTACATTATTTTGATCTTGTTTCTGAAAAATTTCATGCTATTCCTGGTCCAGTGCTTGATCGTGTTCATGTGACGCATTATATGGGTGCGTATGCAAATATTATGATGACGAATCGTCTTATAAGCATGGGTGACAAAGTAGGATATGTACATAATAACAGACTATGGGTATTGGAAGACAAAAGAAAGGGCATATGGATAAACAGGTACGATTTTTCAATCCCTCGATTATACCGAGGCTCTAAGCTTATTGGTGCCTCGGAGAATGGGAATTTGTTTGGCTACAATAATTATCCAAACATATTCTTCAGCCATGACATGGGATGTACAGGCTTCAAGGTCATGGAGAATAAATTGGACGAGTATGGGAGCGAAGATGATGACCCACTGGATGAGTATGTCGCACCTCATGTTAGAAGTTTAGTGTCTCCTGTTAGAATCGTGAAAATGGAAAACAAGTTAATAAATCACAAGAGAAAAAGGGTAATAGAGACATTGAAGTTGGATTATGATGCTACTGAAGATGATCTTGTCAACAAAATGTATGAATTTTTGCAAGCATATGAAAAACATGATAAAGCCAAGACTCATAATGAGGGTGTACGTTATTCTAACTCTAGACAATTTCGAAAAAGATGA